One Desulfovibrio fairfieldensis genomic window carries:
- a CDS encoding DUF1937 family protein, translated as MRFCNPDCLIDWRVVEPPRYKKDYVGKLVRVTEFDRRFLSDSAALPPDGAVCKITRRSNDYGGGEFKLTLRWRCPACDMAHEKLIQEAWIAEGKAHFVEPAGLADNTQALGDDRPVMLYLATSYSHPDPAKRAARANLASECAAWLMRKGWSVASPLSMGHAIWTAYPNLETDFAAWREPCLRMLEMSDALVVLLLDGIRESVGVASEIDHARKLGIPLNQVKLAGEDAAKGGESFEVVPQPKWWR; from the coding sequence ATGCGTTTCTGCAATCCTGATTGCCTCATTGACTGGCGGGTGGTGGAGCCGCCCAGGTACAAAAAGGACTATGTGGGCAAGCTCGTGCGGGTGACGGAATTTGACCGCCGATTTCTCTCTGACAGCGCGGCCCTCCCGCCTGACGGCGCGGTCTGCAAAATCACGCGACGCAGCAACGATTATGGCGGCGGCGAGTTCAAGTTGACGCTACGCTGGCGTTGCCCGGCCTGCGACATGGCCCATGAAAAGCTGATTCAGGAAGCGTGGATTGCCGAAGGCAAGGCCCATTTCGTGGAACCCGCAGGCCTGGCCGACAATACTCAGGCGCTGGGCGATGACCGGCCGGTCATGCTGTACCTCGCCACCTCCTACAGCCATCCGGACCCGGCCAAACGCGCGGCGCGCGCGAATCTTGCCAGCGAGTGCGCGGCGTGGCTCATGCGCAAAGGTTGGAGCGTGGCCTCGCCGCTCTCTATGGGACATGCCATCTGGACAGCCTACCCCAACCTGGAGACCGACTTCGCCGCCTGGCGAGAACCCTGCCTGCGCATGTTGGAAATGTCCGATGCCCTGGTAGTGCTTTTGCTTGACGGCATCCGCGAGAGCGTGGGCGTAGCCTCTGAAATCGACCACGCCCGCAAACTGGGCATCCCGCTCAATCAGGTCAAACTGGCTGGAGAAGATGCGGCGAAGGGCGGCGAGTCCTTTGAGGTGGTCCCGCAGCCGAAGTGGTGGAGGTGA
- a CDS encoding DDE-type integrase/transposase/recombinase — protein sequence MSLTPAQTGFLHDLAREMAAAPASGGARTALVARAAETLGKSPKTVYGLLKKYAGWESGRKVRADKGETCVDRDLAQLAGGLSYLSNRQSGKRITTIKAARERLAADGYGIVNTETGEVTMPSSETISRAMRRYGCHPDQLGAARPAVELRSLHPNHVWEIDASVCVLYQLKGGGVRLVNERDYNEHKPGKLIEIAGQRIIRYLAVDHYSAAIYLHYEQARGEDARGVITTLVEAISDRGERDPMHGVPLQVYMDPGSGNKSSLVTQFLRDLEIAPLWHEAGNARATGAVEAAQNIVETGFESRLRFMDTPSVEELQAQADRWRRHFNAHAVLARAKKPRNQLWISITDEQLRVVERPVLEAIAHWGDEARRIDNRFRISVNTRSHGVHEYDLRELGYHGLSSGDTVTVRLNPFRAPDIMVIKEMPDGEELRFEVSPIVKGEDGRDITAPVIGQEYRRPPETLAEKNLKDIKKMAYGTDSLEEAEKAHKARNRRPFADIDPMADVREAPQYLRRQGTRMDVEAKTAAPLPLNRAQAAARLAQMCGEAWAANPTACNDMIKARYGESVPEAALPELAEAITARFAPRPATVLRFNAQQRGTACAN from the coding sequence GTGTCTCTCACACCCGCGCAAACAGGTTTTTTGCATGACCTGGCCCGCGAAATGGCGGCGGCCCCGGCTTCGGGCGGCGCGCGCACGGCCCTTGTGGCGCGCGCCGCCGAGACCCTGGGCAAGAGCCCCAAGACGGTCTACGGCCTGCTCAAAAAATACGCGGGCTGGGAGAGCGGGAGAAAAGTCCGGGCGGACAAGGGCGAGACCTGCGTGGACCGTGACCTTGCCCAACTGGCCGGGGGGCTCTCCTACCTGAGCAACCGCCAGTCCGGCAAGCGGATCACCACTATCAAGGCCGCCCGTGAGCGTCTGGCCGCCGACGGCTACGGCATCGTCAACACGGAAACCGGAGAAGTGACCATGCCAAGCTCTGAAACCATATCCCGCGCCATGCGCCGCTACGGCTGCCATCCGGACCAGCTCGGCGCGGCCCGGCCCGCCGTGGAGTTGCGCAGCCTGCACCCCAACCATGTTTGGGAAATCGACGCCTCGGTCTGCGTGCTCTACCAACTCAAGGGGGGCGGCGTGCGCCTTGTCAACGAGCGGGACTACAACGAGCACAAGCCCGGCAAGCTGATCGAGATCGCCGGGCAGCGGATTATCCGTTATCTGGCGGTGGATCACTACAGTGCCGCCATCTATCTGCATTATGAGCAGGCCAGAGGCGAGGATGCGCGCGGCGTTATCACCACTCTGGTGGAGGCCATCAGCGACCGGGGCGAGCGCGATCCCATGCATGGGGTGCCCCTGCAAGTCTACATGGACCCCGGCAGCGGCAACAAATCCTCGCTGGTGACGCAGTTTCTACGCGACCTTGAAATTGCGCCGCTCTGGCACGAGGCGGGCAATGCGCGCGCCACCGGCGCGGTGGAAGCGGCCCAGAATATCGTGGAAACAGGCTTTGAATCCCGTCTGCGTTTCATGGATACCCCCTCCGTGGAGGAATTGCAGGCCCAGGCCGACCGCTGGCGGCGGCATTTCAACGCCCACGCCGTCCTGGCGCGGGCCAAAAAGCCCCGCAATCAGCTCTGGATATCCATCACGGACGAGCAACTCCGCGTTGTGGAGCGGCCCGTGCTGGAGGCCATCGCCCATTGGGGCGACGAGGCGCGCCGGATCGACAACCGTTTCCGGATCAGCGTCAACACCCGTTCCCACGGTGTACATGAGTATGACCTGCGGGAGCTTGGCTATCACGGCCTATCCTCCGGCGATACGGTGACGGTACGGCTCAACCCCTTCCGCGCGCCGGACATCATGGTCATCAAGGAGATGCCGGACGGCGAGGAGCTGCGTTTTGAGGTGTCGCCTATCGTCAAGGGCGAGGACGGGCGGGACATCACGGCCCCGGTTATCGGGCAGGAGTACCGCAGGCCGCCGGAGACGTTGGCCGAAAAAAATCTCAAGGACATCAAGAAGATGGCCTACGGCACGGACAGCCTGGAAGAGGCGGAAAAAGCCCACAAGGCCCGCAACCGGCGGCCCTTCGCGGATATCGACCCGATGGCCGACGTGCGGGAGGCCCCGCAGTATCTGCGCCGCCAGGGCACCAGGATGGACGTGGAGGCCAAGACCGCCGCGCCCCTGCCGCTCAACCGCGCGCAGGCCGCCGCCCGCCTGGCCCAGATGTGCGGCGAGGCCTGGGCGGCGAACCCCACGGCCTGCAACGATATGATCAAGGCGAGATACGGCGAATCGGTGCCGGAGGCCGCATTGCCGGAGCTGGCCGAGGCCATCACAGCCCGTTTCGCTCCCCGGCCCGCCACCGTACTGCGCTTTAACGCACAACAAAGGGGCACGGCATGCGCAAACTGA
- a CDS encoding ExeA family protein: MRKLTLKALLASAKASQRDAAKAAGLSPAAVNLLCNGKALPKNGWPDARKKLSAWLHTRGVNPEAVETALAESEQAASAAAHTSNKGDDDMILRKQVLSMRARQQFKLLHDPFDDPQCPEDVYLSPESRYVREFMYDAARHGNFLAVVGESGSGKSTLREDLIERLKEDGDGVVIIEPYTLSMSGGQNGKPMLARHIAEAIIATLAPGASIPRSQEVRDRRLHQLLKDSNGAGMRHVLIIEEAHDLHTQTLKALKRFWELKDGLKRLLSIILIGQTELMDKLGSNQADVREVVQRCVPVKLEPVKNPADFLAHRFNRAGADLAAIFEPDALEALRDRLIVARDMSGKGIYKGYPLAISNLASAAMNLAAGLGERTVTADVVRQIRA, translated from the coding sequence ATGCGCAAACTGACGCTGAAGGCGCTACTGGCCTCGGCCAAGGCAAGCCAGCGCGACGCGGCCAAGGCGGCGGGCCTATCACCGGCGGCCGTCAATCTGCTCTGCAACGGCAAGGCTCTGCCGAAAAACGGCTGGCCCGACGCCCGTAAAAAGCTCTCCGCGTGGCTGCACACGCGCGGAGTGAACCCCGAGGCCGTGGAAACGGCCCTGGCCGAAAGCGAACAGGCCGCCAGTGCGGCGGCACATACCAGCAACAAGGGAGACGACGATATGATATTGCGCAAACAGGTACTTTCCATGCGCGCCCGGCAACAGTTCAAGTTGCTGCACGATCCCTTTGACGATCCCCAGTGCCCGGAGGACGTCTATCTCTCGCCCGAGAGCCGCTATGTCCGCGAGTTTATGTACGACGCGGCGCGGCACGGCAATTTTCTGGCCGTGGTGGGCGAATCCGGCTCCGGCAAATCCACCCTGCGGGAAGATCTTATCGAGCGCCTCAAGGAAGACGGCGACGGGGTGGTGATCATTGAGCCCTACACCCTGAGTATGAGCGGCGGGCAAAACGGCAAGCCTATGCTGGCCCGGCATATCGCCGAGGCCATTATCGCCACGCTCGCGCCCGGCGCGTCCATTCCGCGCAGCCAAGAGGTGCGCGACCGCCGCCTCCACCAGCTTCTGAAAGACTCCAACGGGGCGGGCATGCGCCATGTGCTGATCATCGAGGAGGCCCACGATCTGCACACCCAAACCCTGAAGGCGCTCAAGCGTTTCTGGGAGCTCAAGGACGGCCTCAAGCGGCTGCTCTCCATCATCCTGATCGGTCAGACCGAACTCATGGACAAGCTCGGCAGCAATCAGGCCGACGTGCGCGAGGTAGTGCAGCGCTGCGTGCCCGTCAAACTGGAACCGGTCAAAAACCCGGCCGACTTTCTGGCGCACCGGTTCAATCGGGCCGGGGCTGACCTTGCCGCCATTTTTGAACCGGACGCCTTGGAGGCCCTGCGCGACCGGCTCATCGTGGCCAGGGATATGTCCGGCAAGGGCATTTACAAGGGCTATCCGCTCGCAATCAGCAATCTCGCCAGCGCCGCCATGAACCTGGCCGCCGGACTCGGTGAGAGGACGGTCACGGCCGATGTGGTCCGGCAGATTCGGGCGTAA
- a CDS encoding host-nuclease inhibitor Gam family protein has product MAKRVKPVLRILAIDSLEEADAVLAEIAGRKRQIALYEIRFKEEVDRLKAECAANCEPIRQGIAEREQALVQFGIARREELFRGKKSLDLNFGTIGFRASSALKTVKKLTWERVLGLIKEKGLPCVRVKEEVDKEALRALAPEKLAEVGCKLEQADDFFYELNETELADSSPAS; this is encoded by the coding sequence ATGGCCAAGCGCGTTAAACCTGTATTGCGGATCCTCGCTATAGATTCCCTGGAAGAGGCCGACGCCGTTCTGGCGGAAATCGCCGGACGCAAACGTCAGATCGCCTTGTACGAGATCCGCTTCAAGGAAGAGGTAGACCGCCTGAAAGCCGAGTGCGCCGCCAATTGCGAACCGATCAGACAGGGTATCGCCGAGCGTGAACAGGCTCTTGTCCAGTTCGGCATTGCCCGCAGGGAAGAGCTTTTCCGGGGGAAGAAATCCCTGGACCTCAATTTCGGCACCATCGGCTTCCGCGCCTCGTCGGCGCTCAAAACCGTCAAGAAACTCACCTGGGAGCGAGTACTGGGGCTCATTAAGGAAAAAGGCCTGCCCTGCGTCCGCGTCAAGGAGGAGGTGGACAAGGAAGCCCTGCGCGCCCTGGCCCCGGAGAAGCTGGCGGAAGTGGGTTGCAAACTGGAGCAGGCGGACGACTTCTTTTATGAACTCAACGAAACCGAGCTGGCAGACTCGTCGCCCGCTTCATAG
- a CDS encoding regulatory protein GemA, whose product MSLMGMIRVARAQLGMDEEAYRNLLFDTLGKRSLEGSTAKEQWRVVEELKARGFQPSPFHKGKELVADPQARKIRALWLTMADCGIVRDRSEKALNNYVRRFTGRTLEDATVKQCQAVIEILKQHFDRCDDPKKRAICLAILKGEGTPPVLDGRAVVGGIYGGVHQ is encoded by the coding sequence ATGTCTCTCATGGGTATGATCCGCGTGGCCAGGGCGCAGCTTGGCATGGATGAGGAGGCTTACCGGAATCTTCTGTTCGACACATTGGGCAAGAGGTCGCTGGAGGGCAGCACGGCCAAGGAGCAGTGGCGCGTGGTTGAGGAACTCAAGGCACGGGGCTTTCAGCCAAGCCCCTTTCACAAGGGCAAGGAGCTTGTAGCCGATCCTCAAGCGAGAAAAATCCGCGCGCTCTGGCTCACAATGGCCGACTGCGGCATCGTCAGGGACCGCTCCGAAAAGGCCCTGAATAACTATGTTCGACGCTTCACCGGTCGGACATTGGAGGATGCCACGGTCAAACAGTGCCAGGCCGTGATTGAGATACTCAAACAGCATTTTGATCGTTGTGATGACCCCAAAAAACGCGCCATTTGCCTCGCCATTCTGAAAGGCGAGGGCACGCCGCCCGTTCTGGACGGCAGAGCCGTGGTCGGAGGTATATATGGCGGGGTCCATCAGTAA
- a CDS encoding Mor transcription activator family protein — translation MAGSISNRGSELLNQIEAIIDEELRRGTERLGRRVTTRIALEFGGGSVYFPFDKARRDARLYEEYTGNNISELRARYKLNESTVYQIIRQERARRRQKQTILPGVTMGDTPYD, via the coding sequence ATGGCGGGGTCCATCAGTAATCGCGGTTCCGAACTGCTCAACCAGATCGAGGCCATCATCGACGAGGAACTCCGGCGGGGCACCGAGCGTCTGGGCAGGCGCGTCACTACCCGCATCGCTCTCGAATTCGGCGGGGGCTCGGTCTATTTTCCGTTCGACAAGGCCCGCCGGGACGCGCGGCTCTATGAAGAGTATACCGGCAACAATATTTCCGAGCTGCGGGCGCGCTACAAGTTGAATGAGTCCACCGTGTACCAGATTATCCGCCAGGAACGCGCCCGGCGGCGTCAGAAGCAAACCATACTGCCCGGCGTAACGATGGGAGATACACCCTATGACTGA
- a CDS encoding TRAP transporter permease, whose protein sequence is MSHKERMKVIEQEGSGGFALEEAEKLDSATVEKVQGTVDVSEIVAKYDKESAYRTFRGGLEVFIRVLCIALSGFHLFTAATGAYPPQIQRAVHLGFVLVLIYLLYPARATGSKHKLAWYDVLLAAAGAAVCGYIVWNYDVIVLDAGPPTEMDFIFGCASILLVLEATRRIVGLPITLVAVCFLLYAKFGNLIPGMMGHPGFSMKRIVAHMYLTTEGLFGMPLGVSASFVFLFILFGAFLHSTGLGKFFIDLALAAAGRFVGGPAKVAVLASGFFGTISGSSVANTVSTGTFTIPLMKSVGYRGAFAGAVEAASSTGGQIMPPIMGAAAFIMAQFLGVGYVEIAKAALIPALLYYLAVGFMVHMEAKRLGLKGIPKERLPRAWFVLRQGGYLLIPIFVLIYLLIQGYTPLKSAYYCILATVIISLVANNWKAWAGASSSGLNVRHSLAQCNRQAGKDILQAMENGGRLALGVAAACACTGFVIGVVTLTGVGLKLANAILTLSAGSFALTLFFTMLASIVLGMGLPTTAKYIVLATIAAPAIQTFGVPMLAAHLFIMYFGILADLTPPVALAAYAAAGIARSEPNATGFMAVKLALAGFLIPYIFCYNPGLLMIGASNTEIVFIVCTAAVGIASLSFASVGYWLRNLYLWERLVLVAAAITLITPGLVTDIIGLSLMAAVYVLQKVFKEGPRHPEAVAA, encoded by the coding sequence ATGAGCCATAAAGAGCGGATGAAGGTTATCGAACAGGAGGGGTCCGGAGGTTTTGCCTTGGAAGAGGCGGAAAAGCTGGATTCCGCCACGGTGGAAAAGGTGCAGGGCACCGTCGACGTTTCCGAAATCGTAGCCAAGTATGATAAGGAATCAGCCTATCGTACGTTCAGGGGCGGACTGGAAGTTTTTATCCGCGTGCTCTGCATCGCCCTTTCCGGATTCCATCTTTTTACAGCGGCCACCGGCGCATACCCGCCGCAAATCCAGCGCGCCGTGCACCTGGGCTTTGTGCTGGTGCTGATCTATCTGCTGTATCCGGCGCGGGCCACAGGCAGCAAGCATAAGCTCGCCTGGTACGACGTGTTGCTGGCCGCTGCCGGTGCGGCGGTCTGCGGCTATATCGTCTGGAATTACGACGTGATCGTGCTGGATGCCGGGCCGCCCACCGAGATGGACTTTATTTTTGGCTGCGCTTCCATTCTGTTGGTGCTGGAAGCCACGCGGCGCATCGTGGGGCTGCCCATCACCCTGGTTGCCGTCTGCTTTCTGCTCTACGCCAAGTTCGGCAATCTGATCCCCGGCATGATGGGCCATCCCGGCTTCTCGATGAAACGCATCGTGGCCCATATGTATCTGACCACGGAGGGCCTGTTCGGCATGCCGCTGGGCGTTTCGGCCTCCTTCGTCTTTCTGTTCATTCTGTTCGGCGCGTTTCTGCACAGTACGGGCCTGGGCAAGTTTTTCATTGACCTGGCTCTGGCAGCCGCCGGGCGCTTTGTGGGCGGCCCGGCCAAGGTGGCCGTGCTGGCGAGCGGCTTTTTCGGCACCATCTCCGGTTCTTCCGTGGCGAATACCGTGTCCACGGGCACCTTCACCATCCCTCTGATGAAAAGCGTGGGCTACCGGGGAGCTTTTGCCGGCGCGGTGGAAGCGGCTTCCTCCACGGGCGGCCAGATCATGCCCCCGATCATGGGCGCGGCGGCCTTCATCATGGCCCAGTTTCTGGGCGTGGGCTATGTGGAAATCGCCAAGGCCGCGCTGATCCCGGCCCTGTTGTATTATCTGGCCGTGGGCTTCATGGTCCACATGGAAGCCAAGCGCCTGGGCCTCAAGGGTATTCCCAAGGAACGCCTGCCGCGCGCCTGGTTCGTGCTGCGCCAGGGCGGCTATCTGCTCATTCCCATTTTCGTGCTCATCTATCTGCTTATTCAGGGCTATACGCCGCTCAAGTCGGCTTATTACTGCATTCTGGCGACCGTGATCATTTCCCTGGTGGCCAATAACTGGAAGGCCTGGGCCGGAGCCAGCTCCAGCGGCCTGAATGTCAGGCATTCCCTTGCGCAGTGCAACCGCCAGGCCGGGAAGGATATCCTGCAGGCCATGGAAAACGGCGGCCGCCTGGCCTTGGGCGTGGCCGCGGCCTGCGCCTGCACGGGCTTTGTCATCGGCGTGGTGACGCTCACCGGCGTGGGGCTCAAGCTGGCTAATGCCATTCTGACCCTTTCCGCCGGCAGCTTTGCCCTGACGCTCTTCTTCACCATGCTGGCCTCCATTGTGCTGGGCATGGGCCTGCCCACCACGGCCAAGTATATCGTGCTGGCCACCATTGCAGCCCCGGCCATTCAGACTTTCGGCGTACCCATGCTGGCCGCGCATCTCTTCATCATGTACTTCGGCATCCTGGCCGACCTGACTCCGCCGGTGGCCTTGGCCGCGTATGCGGCGGCGGGCATTGCCCGGTCGGAACCCAACGCCACGGGCTTTATGGCCGTTAAACTGGCTCTGGCGGGTTTTCTGATACCCTATATCTTCTGCTACAATCCGGGCCTGCTGATGATCGGCGCCAGCAATACGGAGATTGTTTTCATCGTCTGCACCGCAGCCGTGGGCATTGCCTCACTCTCCTTCGCGAGTGTGGGCTACTGGCTGCGCAACCTTTATCTCTGGGAACGCCTGGTGCTGGTGGCCGCGGCCATTACGCTGATCACGCCGGGACTGGTTACGGATATCATCGGCCTTAGCTTGATGGCGGCGGTCTATGTCTTGCAGAAGGTATTCAAGGAAGGGCCCCGGCATCCGGAAGCGGTCGCGGCGTAA